A window of Thiocapsa bogorovii genomic DNA:
CGCCCTGGTACCGCGCTTTGCGCATCTGGATGGATTTCAGCCCAGCTACCGCGATTTTCGCGCCGGCGATGTACGCCATTCGCTGGCCGATATCGGCAAGGCGCAGCGCCTGCTCGGGTATGCGCCCAGTCATCGCATTCGGGATGGGTTGACCGAGGCGATGGCGTGGTACGTGAGGGATCTGGAATGACTGAGATCAGTCAATGCCGACTGACTGAGTGCGTGCCCTCGCACAAGGGAGTGGCAAACAATAGTCGTTTTTCAAGACCCCCAAGCCTGCTCATCCCCGGAGCATAACGCGATGAACGAAGACCAACTGTTGCAACGCATCACGATCAACCCTGAGATCTTCGGCGGTAAACCGATCATTCGCGGTCGACGCCTGGCCGTGGAGCATGTCCTGGGAATGCTCGCGGCGGGAGATGATTTCGCTACTCTGCTCGAAGGCTATCCGTGGCTAGAGCGGGCTGATATTCTCGCGTGCCTGACCTATGCGCGTCGCCTCGTCGAACATGAGCGCGTAGAGCCCATCATC
This region includes:
- a CDS encoding DUF433 domain-containing protein; translated protein: MNEDQLLQRITINPEIFGGKPIIRGRRLAVEHVLGMLAAGDDFATLLEGYPWLERADILACLTYARRLVEHERVEPIIVSAAA